The Microbacterium phyllosphaerae region CCTCCTTCGTGGCCTGACGCTCGGCGTCGTTGAAGTACGCGGGGACGGTGATGACCGCATCGGTCACCGTGTCGCCCAGGTAGGACTCGGCGTCGCGCTTGAGCTTCTGGAGGATGCGCGCGGAGATCTCCTGCGGCGTCCACTTCTTGCCGTCGACGTCGAAGGTCCAGTCGGTGCCGACGTGACGCTTGACGGATGCGATGGTGCGGTCGACGTTCGTGACGGCCTGGCGCTTCGCGGTCTCGCCGACGAGCACCTCGCCGTCCTTCGTGAAGGCGACCACCGAGGGGGTCGTGCGGAAGCCCTCGGCGTTGGCGATGACCTTCGGCTCGCCACCCTCGAGGACGCTGACGACGGAGTTCGTCGTACCGAGGTCGATTCCAACAGCACGTGCCATGTGATTCTCCTTTGTTGCTGAGGTTGATGTGGTCTGGAAATCCGGGGCGATCAGGGAAACCTGAGTCGCGATGACTCAACTGTACTCCGACGTCCGGATGCTGTCAAACAAAGTTGATATGAATCGGCTCAACTTTGGTCTGGCCGCGTTTCCGACCGGACCTACGAGCCCACACATCCGCACCCGCACATCCGCGCCCGCACATCCGCCCCGGGCCGGAGCGAGATGCTCGAAACACCGTCGTCACACGGCTCGCCTACAGTCTCAGCATGCGCCGCCCGATCCTGCTCGCCGTCTCACATGGGACCTCGGATGCCGAAGGCGCCCGAGCGATCGCCGACCTGGTCGACGCCGTCGCGGCAGCCGTCCCCGACGTCGAGGTGCGCAGCGCCTTCGTCGACGTGCAGCAGCCCGACGCGGCCGACCTCCTGCCGACGATCGAGGGCCCGGTCGTGATCGTGCCGCTGCTGCTGTCACGCGGTTTCCATGTGCACCACGACCTGCACGGCATGGCGGCGAAGAAGGCGGATGCCGTCGTCAGCAACCCGATGGGACCCGACCCTCGACTCGCTGAGGTGCTGGCGGATCGCCTCGCCGACGCATCGGCCGATACGCCCTCCGCCGACACCGGAGCCCGCGAGCCCGTGATTCTCGCGGTCGCCGGCTCTCGCGACGCCGACTCCTTGACGGATGCCGAGGCCATGGCGTCCCTGCTCTCCCTCCGCCTCGGCGCGCGGGTCGAGCTCGCCTACCTCGCCGCCCGTCAGCCCGATCTGCCCACGGCGGTCGCCGCGCACCCGGACGCGGTCGTCTCGACCTATCTGCTCGCTCAGGGGTTCTTCTTCGACATGACCGTGAGCCAGGCCGACGGCAGAACCGTCACCCTGCCCCTGCTCGACGGAACCACCGTGCCGCAGCCCCTGATCGACCTCATCGTCGCCCGCTACGACGAGGCGTCGGCGCGACTGCTCTCCCCCGTCGGCCCGATCACCGAAGCCGCACGATCGTGACAGCCGACGGCATCGACCCGACCGCCGGATCCGTCACGACCGCCGGATCCGTCACGCTCGTCGGCGCCGGCCCCGGCGATGCCGGGCTGCTGACCGTGCGGGGGCTCCGTGCGCTGCAGGAGGCCGAGGTGATCGTCGCCGACCGACTCGGGGCGCGAGCCGTGCTCGCCCAGCTCGCCGATGACGGCGTACGGATCGATGCCGAGGTCGTCGACGTCGGCAAGCTCCCCGGTCACCATCCTGTGCCCCAGGACGGCATCAACGAGCTGCTCGTGTCGCTCGCCCACGAGGGGCGCCGCGTGGTGCGGTTGAAGGGCGGCGACCCGTTCGTCTTCGGCCGGGGACGGGAAGAGCAGCTGTTCTGCGAAGCGGCCGGCATCCCCGTCGAGGTGATCCCCGGCGTGACGAGCGCCGTCGCCGTGCCGGGGCTGGCCGGCATCCCCCTGACACAGCGCGGCGTCGCCGAGACGTTCACCGTCGCCAGCGCCCACGACCAGATCGAGGCGCTCGGCGGTGGGCGCGACCACACCGTGGTGCTGCTGATGGGCGTGAACACCCTCGGTCACTCCGCGCATGTCCTGGCCTCGGGCGCGCGCGGAGGCGACTGCCCCGTCGCGATCATCGAAGACGCATTCGGCGCACGCGAGCGTGTGACCGTCGGCACGCTTGAGACGATCGCCCACCTCGCTGCGGCTCGGCAGGTGCGATCCCCCGCGGTCGTCGTGATCGGCGACGTCGTCGCCCTCAGCCCATACGCCGGGATCGCCCCGAGTTAGGTGACCCTCAGTCGCGAGGTGGCAGACTGGATGCGACGGAAGGGCACTGATGACTGACACGGACGCCTACGACGTGCTCGTGATCGGCGGTGGCCCCGCCGGGCTCTCCGCCGCCCTCAACCTCGGCCGCTCCCTCATGCGCGTGCTCGTCGTCGACGCGGATCGCCCGCGCAACGCCGCCACCCTGAACTCGCACGGGTTCCTCACCCGCGACGGGGTGCCGCCGCACGAACTGCGCCGCATCGCCCGCGAGGAGCTCGCCGCCTACCCGAACATCGAGGTGCGCACCCGCGTGCGGGTGCTCGAGCTCGAACGCACGGATGCCGGTGGGCAGTCGGATGCCGGCAGTGGGACGGATGTCGGCGGAGAGCACTCCCGCTTCACGGCATCCATCGGCCGCAAGGACCCGTCCGAGGTGGTCGCCGCGCATTCCGTACTGCTGGCCACAGGCCTCCGCGAGACCCTCCCCGACGTGCCGAACCTGCGCGGCTTCTACGGCATCAGCCTGTTCAGCTGCGCGGCCTGCGACGCGTGGGAGATGCGCGGGAGACGACTCGCGCTCATCGGCACGACGCCTGACCTCGCCGACCGCGCGCGGCTCATCGCGCGCTGGACCGACGAGCTCACCGTGTTCACGCTCGGCGCCGACACCGTGTCGACCGCGCAGGAGGCCGAGCTCACCGCCGCAGGCGTCGCGATCGTGCGGCATCCGATCACCGAACTCGTCGGCGACCGGGGCCGTATCGAGGCGATCAAGGTCAGCGACGGAACGGTCGTCCCGGTCGAGGGCGGGTTCGTACGCCCGGAGTGGGAGACCGACCTGTCGTTCCTGCGCGACTTCGCCCCGTCGGTCGATCACGACGGACACCTCGTGACGGATCGCTCGGGCCGCACCGACGTCCCGGGGCTCTACGCGGCAGGCGACGCCGCGATCCCCGGCCCGCAGCAGCTCATCGTCGCGGCCGGTGCCGGTGCGCGGGTGGCGTCGGTGATGGTGCAGGATGCCGTCGGCATCGCATCGGCGCACTGACAGCCGCCGGATCCGTCCCGCGAGCGCGCGTGGGCCCCGACTAGGCTGACCGGCATGACGCGCATCTCGCAGGTCTCGCCGCTCGTCCGCCTCGCCGCCGTCTCTGTCGTCGCGCTGGCCGTGTTGCCGCTGAGCGGCTGCCTGTATGCCCAGATCCCGGCCGACGTGCCCGACGGCGACGGACCCGACCCGTCGCCCACGGCCAGCCCGACCGAAGAGGCCTCCGGAGATCTGCCGTCGACTCTGACCTTCGACGAGGGCGCCGCGCTCGCCCCGTCGGCGTACATCCAATGGGGTGACGGCTTCGTCGTCGACGACGGCTGGAAGATCGTCAAGCCCGACGACGGCAACGGCGGCTGGACCTACGGCACGGTGGACGACACCTGCACCGCACAGTTCTGGCAGGGGCAGATCCCCGACGTGCCGACGGTCGCGGGCGATGACAGCGTCAGCTCCGACGCGATGCTCGCCGTGATCCTGGGCGAGACGGACGCGGCGGCCATCACTCCGCTCGCCACGACCGGCGCGTTCAGCTACCAGACCGGCGGCAACGCGGACGTCGAGAACCGGCAGGTCGAGGGCGAAGCCGGCGAGCGCACCTGGAGCATGGCCGCGCGGGCATTCACGGCGACCGGGGTCGGACTCTACGTGATCGTCGACTGCACGGGCGGCGACATCGACGCGACGATGGCCGAGGTCATCGACAAGAACGCCGTCGTCGTGCAGTGACGCCCGTCGGGCGTCACTTGCCGCCGGGCGGCCCGACCAGCAGCAGGATCACGTACAGCGCCACGATGCCCACGACGAGCAGGATCGCGAGCACCCACGGGCGACGGAGGAACCATCGCATGAGGCGGTCGTACCAGCGGGCGTCGCGCGGGTCGGCGGTCTGCTCCAGACGCCAGTCACCGGCCAGTCGGCCGGTGCGGTGCAGCCAGATCTCCATCGGGATGGTCGCGTAGGGCACGATCGCGCTCACCACGGCGAGGATCGCGACGCCCACGTTCCAGCGCTGGTTGAGCGCGACGAGCACAGCGGTCGCGGCGTAGGCGAGGAACACGAAGCCGTGGATGCCTCCGCCGATCGTCACGACGATGCCGGGGGCGCCGACGGCGCGGGCGATGATCGCCGAGATGAGGATCGTCCAGGTGATCGCCTCCGCGATCGCGAGGACTCGGAACAGGCGGTCGGGTGTGCGGAACACGGGACTCCTCGGGTGGGGGTCCTTCCAGCGTATCCGGAATACCTATGCGCCCCTGGGCGTTGCCGAAGGCATGGTGACCGTCGATTCCGCAGCCCTCGGACAGGTGCTCGACTCCGTCGACCTGCGCGTGGGAATCGCTCGACGCGTCGCGCTGGCCGCAGGCGGGGTCTTGCCGCTGCCTTCGGGCGCCGCCACTCTCGTCTACATCGCCGACGGTTCGGTCAGCGGACATCCGCCCCTCACCACCGGATGCCGCCTCGACGTCGACCGCACCGCGCAGATCGTGGCCGTCGACGACCGACCGCTGAGCGCGAACCTCGTCAGGGGCGATGCCTTCCTCACGCTCGGCCGCGCGCCGATCGCTCTCGAAGCAGGGTCTGCGACCGACCTCGTGGTGGTCGACCTCGAGTTCTCGGACAGCGCGTCGATGCTCGCCGCCGTGCTCCCCGATCCGATCACCGTCATGTCGTTCGACGCCCTCGAGCCCGCCGCGGCCGCCCTCGCCGGCAGCATGGGGCCGACGGACCCGCCGTCGTACCCGGTGCGGCAGGGCGATCCCGTGATCTGCCGGATCATGGCGCAGACCGTGCTGCTGAGCGTCATCCGCGCCTGGGCCGCGAACGGCTGCGCTCCCGCCGGATGGCCGTCCGTCTCGAAGGATCCGTTCCTCGATCGCGTCGTCGAGGCGATCCACGAGCAGCCCGGTCGCGAATGGACCGTCGAACGCCTCGCGAGCGTCGGGGCGATGTCGCGCTCGGTCTTCGCCGAGCGCTTCCGCAGCGCGATCGGCCGCTCCCCCGCCGACTACGTCACCGAAGTGCGCATCGACGCCGCCAAGCGGATGCTGAGCGCGGGCCGGTCCGTCAGCGAGACCTCGCGCGAACTGGGCTACGCCTCGGACGAGGGATTCAGCCGCGCCTTCCGCCGCCGCACCGGCATGACCCCGTCCGCCTGGCGTGCATCCGAACTCACCGCCGTTCCCGCCTGAGCCCGGAGCGCGGAGCGCGGCTGCCCTGAGCTCGGAGCCCTGAGCTCGGCAGCCCTGAGCCCGGCGACCCGGTTCGAGACTGCCGGAACCGCCGCTCAGGCGACGGCCGCCGCCGCGGTGCTCCTGCGGTTGGACATTCCGAAGAGCACGGCACCGACCAGCAGCGAGACGGCCCCCAGCACGTACACGAACTCGACGTCGAGGGTGTCGACGAGCAGTCCTCCGAGGCCCGCCGCGATCGTGATCGCGCCCTGGAATCCGACGACGACCAGGCTGCCGCCGGCCTCGAGCCGGTCGGGCGTGCGATGACCCACCCAGGTGTTGATCACCAGCAGCCACGACGAGAAGAAGAAGCCCCACACGAGCACCACGATCCCGATGCCCAGGACGGACCCCGAGAGGAAGATCATCGACA contains the following coding sequences:
- a CDS encoding sirohydrochlorin chelatase, encoding MRRPILLAVSHGTSDAEGARAIADLVDAVAAAVPDVEVRSAFVDVQQPDAADLLPTIEGPVVIVPLLLSRGFHVHHDLHGMAAKKADAVVSNPMGPDPRLAEVLADRLADASADTPSADTGAREPVILAVAGSRDADSLTDAEAMASLLSLRLGARVELAYLAARQPDLPTAVAAHPDAVVSTYLLAQGFFFDMTVSQADGRTVTLPLLDGTTVPQPLIDLIVARYDEASARLLSPVGPITEAARS
- a CDS encoding DUF3817 domain-containing protein, with product MFRTPDRLFRVLAIAEAITWTILISAIIARAVGAPGIVVTIGGGIHGFVFLAYAATAVLVALNQRWNVGVAILAVVSAIVPYATIPMEIWLHRTGRLAGDWRLEQTADPRDARWYDRLMRWFLRRPWVLAILLVVGIVALYVILLLVGPPGGK
- the cobA gene encoding uroporphyrinogen-III C-methyltransferase, whose protein sequence is MTADGIDPTAGSVTTAGSVTLVGAGPGDAGLLTVRGLRALQEAEVIVADRLGARAVLAQLADDGVRIDAEVVDVGKLPGHHPVPQDGINELLVSLAHEGRRVVRLKGGDPFVFGRGREEQLFCEAAGIPVEVIPGVTSAVAVPGLAGIPLTQRGVAETFTVASAHDQIEALGGGRDHTVVLLMGVNTLGHSAHVLASGARGGDCPVAIIEDAFGARERVTVGTLETIAHLAAARQVRSPAVVVIGDVVALSPYAGIAPS
- a CDS encoding NAD(P)/FAD-dependent oxidoreductase, whose translation is MTDTDAYDVLVIGGGPAGLSAALNLGRSLMRVLVVDADRPRNAATLNSHGFLTRDGVPPHELRRIAREELAAYPNIEVRTRVRVLELERTDAGGQSDAGSGTDVGGEHSRFTASIGRKDPSEVVAAHSVLLATGLRETLPDVPNLRGFYGISLFSCAACDAWEMRGRRLALIGTTPDLADRARLIARWTDELTVFTLGADTVSTAQEAELTAAGVAIVRHPITELVGDRGRIEAIKVSDGTVVPVEGGFVRPEWETDLSFLRDFAPSVDHDGHLVTDRSGRTDVPGLYAAGDAAIPGPQQLIVAAGAGARVASVMVQDAVGIASAH
- a CDS encoding helix-turn-helix transcriptional regulator — its product is MVTVDSAALGQVLDSVDLRVGIARRVALAAGGVLPLPSGAATLVYIADGSVSGHPPLTTGCRLDVDRTAQIVAVDDRPLSANLVRGDAFLTLGRAPIALEAGSATDLVVVDLEFSDSASMLAAVLPDPITVMSFDALEPAAAALAGSMGPTDPPSYPVRQGDPVICRIMAQTVLLSVIRAWAANGCAPAGWPSVSKDPFLDRVVEAIHEQPGREWTVERLASVGAMSRSVFAERFRSAIGRSPADYVTEVRIDAAKRMLSAGRSVSETSRELGYASDEGFSRAFRRRTGMTPSAWRASELTAVPA